A single window of Nicotiana tomentosiformis chromosome 1, ASM39032v3, whole genome shotgun sequence DNA harbors:
- the LOC138904505 gene encoding uncharacterized protein, whose protein sequence is MDPLKHIFQKPMPTGRLAKWQILLTEFDFVYVTRTAMKAQALDDHLAENPVDDEYKPLTTYFPDEEVNSIEEVVPGDNPVWKMYFDGAVNIKGVGIGAILISPIGQYYPATAQLRFFCTNNTAEYEACIMGLKMALDLDVHELLVMGDYDLLIRQAQGE, encoded by the coding sequence atggatcctctgaagcatatcttccaaaagccaatgcctactggcaggctcgcaaaatggcaaatcctgctcacagaaTTTGACttcgtctatgtcactcgcaccgcgatgaaagcacaggctttggacgatcatttggcagagaatccagttgatgatgagtacaagccacttaccacatacttcccagatgaagaggtcaactcaatagaggaagtagttccaggCGACAACCctgtatggaaaatgtattttgatggagctgtcaatatcaaaggagttgggattggggcaatcctcatctcacctattggacagtattaccctgcaacgGCCCaacttcggttcttctgtaccaataatacggcagaatacgaagcttgtatcatgggtttgaaaatggccctcgatctggatgtgcatgaactattggttatgggagattatgacttgcttatccggcaagcccaaggcgaATAG